A single genomic interval of Spirosoma linguale DSM 74 harbors:
- a CDS encoding alkyl hydroperoxide reductase/ Thiol specific antioxidant/ Mal allergen (PFAM: alkyl hydroperoxide reductase/ Thiol specific antioxidant/ Mal allergen; Redoxin domain protein~KEGG: slo:Shew_1846 redoxin domain-containing protein): MLTTGQKAPEFTLFSSDKKEVSLADFKGKNVVILFFPMAFTSVCTAELCEMRDNISVYSSLNAEILGISVDSPFTLAKFREEQNLPFPLLSDFNKEVSQAYDTYYETFVMNLKGVSKRSAFVVDKDGNIQYAEVLESAGDVPNFQAVQETLKGM, from the coding sequence ATGCTAACCACCGGTCAGAAAGCCCCAGAGTTTACCCTTTTCAGCAGCGATAAAAAAGAAGTATCGCTGGCCGATTTCAAAGGCAAGAATGTTGTCATTCTCTTTTTTCCAATGGCTTTTACAAGCGTTTGTACTGCCGAACTTTGTGAAATGCGCGACAACATCAGTGTTTATTCAAGTCTGAATGCTGAAATCCTCGGTATTTCGGTTGATTCACCCTTTACACTGGCAAAGTTCAGAGAGGAGCAGAATTTACCGTTCCCATTGCTGTCAGATTTTAACAAAGAAGTTTCACAGGCATATGACACCTACTACGAAACGTTTGTAATGAACCTAAAGGGCGTAAGCAAACGCTCCGCTTTCGTGGTCGATAAAGATGGCAACATCCAGTATGCCGAAGTTCTGGAAAGTGCCGGTGATGTGCCTAATTTCCAGGCCGTACAGGAAACGCTTAAAGGAATGTAA
- a CDS encoding Methyltransferase type 12 (PFAM: Methyltransferase type 12; Methyltransferase type 11~KEGG: sfu:Sfum_3563 methyltransferase type 11), which produces MAWYHNFFHGLPQTAWKAAQTEEQTQLDLELLVETLDFGPGDRLLDIFCGYGRHALPLARMGTYVTGVDISSEYIAELQATAKAEKLSVTAIEADFMAVTESEIGDAAGFDAGYCLGNSFSFFAHADMLAFLTRIARLLKPGGRFLAHSEMIAESVLPDYQARNWQPIGDEEGEPLLFLVENEYDPLESRIDSSLTYVQAGKAQTRKAEHYIYTLAELCRLFDKAGFDVVACYGTIEGEPFSLGDEAVWIYAHRK; this is translated from the coding sequence ATGGCCTGGTACCACAATTTTTTTCACGGATTGCCGCAAACGGCCTGGAAGGCTGCACAAACGGAAGAGCAAACGCAGCTTGATCTTGAGTTACTCGTTGAAACGCTTGATTTCGGTCCCGGTGATCGTTTGCTGGATATTTTTTGTGGCTACGGTCGACACGCGTTACCCCTGGCCCGAATGGGTACGTATGTGACGGGAGTTGATATTTCCTCCGAGTACATCGCTGAGTTACAAGCTACGGCAAAAGCAGAAAAGCTATCTGTAACGGCTATAGAAGCCGATTTTATGGCCGTTACGGAATCCGAAATTGGAGATGCCGCTGGGTTTGATGCGGGCTATTGTTTAGGAAACAGCTTCAGCTTTTTTGCACATGCAGACATGCTGGCCTTTCTGACGCGCATTGCCCGCTTATTGAAACCGGGGGGGCGCTTTCTGGCACATTCGGAAATGATTGCTGAATCGGTATTACCCGATTATCAGGCCCGAAACTGGCAACCCATTGGGGATGAAGAGGGAGAACCGCTCTTATTCCTGGTTGAGAATGAATATGATCCTCTGGAGAGCCGTATCGACTCATCTCTTACTTACGTGCAGGCCGGTAAAGCCCAGACCCGCAAAGCCGAACATTATATATACACCCTGGCTGAACTTTGCCGGTTATTTGACAAGGCCGGTTTTGACGTTGTTGCCTGTTACGGCACAATTGAGGGAGAGCCGTTTAGCCTGGGAGATGAAGCCGTTTGGATATATGCTCATAGAAAGTAA
- a CDS encoding transcriptional regulator, TetR family (PFAM: regulatory protein TetR~KEGG: rlt:Rleg2_5162 transcriptional regulator, TetR family) encodes METIERKPRSREQARSGIIKTAKAIARQEGWQAVSIRKIADAIEYSAPIVYEYFDSKDILLDEIRNEGFRHLYQEYERILKLYRDPEKRLYEISLVQWQFARQQPEIYQVMYNMDGAFCTIPVYQSETMQEVSRLVREAIFSFIPKAEESIKRLHFQWLAVSHGTIMLAMMLKDERPLDQSEQIYRETMRRFVRELR; translated from the coding sequence ATGGAAACTATCGAGCGTAAGCCCCGGAGCCGAGAGCAGGCTCGTTCCGGTATTATTAAAACGGCTAAGGCAATTGCCCGGCAGGAAGGGTGGCAAGCTGTATCCATTCGAAAAATCGCTGATGCGATCGAGTACAGTGCCCCCATCGTTTATGAATACTTTGATAGTAAAGATATCCTGCTGGATGAAATTCGAAACGAAGGTTTCCGGCATTTATATCAGGAATACGAACGCATTCTGAAACTTTATCGTGATCCGGAGAAACGGTTGTATGAAATCTCGCTGGTTCAATGGCAATTTGCTCGCCAACAACCCGAAATTTACCAGGTGATGTACAATATGGATGGTGCCTTTTGTACTATCCCGGTTTATCAGTCAGAAACAATGCAGGAAGTAAGCCGCCTGGTTCGCGAAGCCATCTTCTCATTTATCCCTAAAGCTGAAGAAAGCATTAAACGCTTGCATTTTCAATGGCTGGCGGTTTCTCATGGAACAATCATGCTTGCCATGATGCTGAAGGATGAGCGGCCACTTGACCAGTCGGAACAGATCTATCGGGAGACCATGCGTCGTTTTGTACGCGAATTAAGGTAA
- a CDS encoding NmrA family protein (PFAM: NmrA family protein; 3-beta hydroxysteroid dehydrogenase/isomerase~KEGG: scl:sce1221 hypothetical protein): MTIAVLGSTGMLGQPVTNELIQAGYSVRLIVRDVSRARQLFPQADIVSGDLRDLASLTRALQGIDFVYLNLSIRQTEKQTDFHTEQAGLANLIQAAQIAGVRRIGYLSSLVMRYQGMNGFSWWVFAVKQEAVRLIKASGISYSIFYPSCFMESLNGTQRLGPFVLLVGRSPVKPWYVAAHDYGKQVAQAFRIATEGQNQEYSIQGPEAVTQHEAASRFIAAYRKERISLVTAPSFLMGLGRPFSPQADYGWHITEALNKYPEIFEAEETWTELGKPEITLERFAAAL, from the coding sequence ATGACCATCGCGGTACTGGGTTCAACGGGCATGCTCGGCCAGCCTGTTACGAACGAACTGATCCAGGCAGGCTATTCGGTGCGGCTCATTGTTCGCGATGTTTCAAGAGCACGCCAGCTTTTTCCCCAGGCCGATATTGTTTCCGGCGACTTGCGCGATCTGGCAAGTTTGACCAGGGCCTTGCAGGGGATTGATTTTGTCTACCTGAATCTGTCGATCAGGCAAACCGAGAAACAAACTGATTTCCATACTGAACAGGCAGGGTTAGCTAATTTAATACAGGCCGCTCAGATTGCGGGTGTCCGTCGAATTGGGTATCTGTCTTCGCTTGTTATGCGGTATCAGGGCATGAACGGGTTTAGTTGGTGGGTTTTTGCTGTAAAGCAAGAAGCTGTTCGGTTGATTAAAGCCTCAGGCATAAGCTACAGCATTTTTTACCCATCCTGTTTTATGGAATCGCTGAATGGCACCCAACGACTGGGGCCATTTGTACTGTTAGTAGGCCGGTCACCGGTGAAACCCTGGTATGTTGCGGCTCATGATTACGGTAAACAGGTTGCGCAGGCTTTCCGGATCGCCACAGAGGGCCAGAATCAGGAATATTCGATTCAGGGTCCGGAAGCGGTTACCCAGCACGAAGCTGCCAGTCGTTTTATTGCTGCTTACCGGAAAGAGAGGATATCTCTGGTAACAGCCCCTTCTTTCCTCATGGGCCTGGGGCGACCCTTCTCCCCGCAGGCCGACTATGGCTGGCACATTACCGAAGCACTCAATAAGTACCCGGAAATCTTTGAAGCCGAAGAGACATGGACTGAACTAGGCAAGCCAGAAATCACTCTGGAGCGCTTTGCTGCCGCATTATAA
- a CDS encoding Protein of unknown function DUF2179 (PFAM: Protein of unknown function DUF2179; protein of unknown function DUF161~KEGG: gur:Gura_0624 hypothetical protein), protein MIAQTSSFRIIKDTVFITAGVLSAGMGIKGFLLSSHFIDGGVTGISMLLASLINIPLPIWLLVINLPFIGLGYRQFGRQFALKSILAITGLSISLAIIPYPDATPDLLLTAVFGGFFIGAGIGLAMRGGAVLDGTEIAALLISRSSPVLKVSDVILILNVLIFGAAAFFLGLNPALYSMITYFAASKTVDFLIHGIEEYTAILIISKQNEDIREKIIERGWGITILKGQGGYGKHGSHQEIDTVLYTVITRLEISRLRTLVLQIDPKAFIIQHSVDDVAGGKVKSLPMH, encoded by the coding sequence ATGATAGCTCAAACTTCTTCTTTTCGTATTATAAAGGATACTGTTTTTATTACTGCCGGTGTGCTCAGTGCTGGCATGGGGATCAAAGGCTTTTTGCTGTCAAGCCATTTCATTGACGGGGGAGTCACGGGGATATCCATGCTGCTGGCATCGCTCATAAATATTCCCCTACCCATCTGGCTGCTGGTGATTAATCTGCCGTTCATTGGCCTTGGCTATAGGCAGTTTGGCCGACAGTTTGCACTTAAAAGTATATTGGCCATTACGGGTCTATCGATTAGCCTGGCCATTATCCCCTACCCGGATGCCACCCCGGATTTGCTGCTGACAGCAGTTTTTGGCGGTTTTTTTATAGGAGCCGGTATTGGATTAGCGATGCGGGGGGGTGCTGTACTGGACGGAACAGAAATTGCCGCTTTACTCATCAGCCGGAGTAGCCCTGTTCTGAAAGTGAGTGATGTTATTCTGATTCTTAATGTCCTGATTTTTGGAGCTGCTGCTTTTTTTCTGGGACTAAATCCGGCCCTTTACTCGATGATTACCTATTTTGCTGCCTCCAAAACGGTGGATTTTCTCATTCACGGTATTGAAGAGTATACCGCTATTCTTATTATTTCTAAGCAAAACGAAGACATTCGGGAAAAAATCATCGAACGGGGATGGGGTATTACCATTCTGAAAGGTCAGGGTGGATACGGCAAACACGGCAGTCACCAGGAGATAGATACGGTACTCTACACCGTAATCACCCGACTCGAAATCAGTCGATTAAGAACATTGGTACTCCAGATTGACCCGAAAGCGTTCATCATACAACACAGCGTTGACGACGTGGCGGGGGGTAAAGTAAAGAGTTTACCCATGCACTAA
- a CDS encoding cysteine synthase (TIGRFAM: cysteine synthase; cysteine synthase A~PFAM: Pyridoxal-5'-phosphate-dependent protein beta subunit~KEGG: rfr:Rfer_3460 cysteine synthases), translated as MKATTILSTIGKTPHVRINRLFPGYEVWSKLERANPGASIKDRIALAMIEDAEAKGLLTSDSTIIEPTSGNTGIGLAMVAAVKGYKIILVMPESMSIERRKIMAAYGAEFDLTPREKGMKGAIERSHELIAQTPGSWMPQQFENQANIDIHVKTTAQEILDDFPEGFDVLITGVGTGGHITAVGQVLKEKFPNLKVYAVEPELSPVISGGAPGPHPIQGIGAGFIPRNLHTEVLDGAIPVSKDEAYEMARRSAREEGTFVGVSSGASLAAIAKKLPDLAPGSRILTFCYDTGERYLSIDGLY; from the coding sequence ATGAAAGCTACGACTATCCTCAGCACCATCGGCAAAACGCCCCATGTTCGTATCAACCGACTATTTCCGGGCTATGAAGTCTGGAGCAAGCTGGAGCGGGCCAATCCCGGTGCCAGTATTAAAGACCGCATTGCGCTGGCCATGATCGAAGATGCCGAAGCTAAAGGCCTGCTAACGTCCGACAGTACCATTATTGAGCCGACTTCGGGGAATACCGGCATTGGTCTGGCGATGGTCGCTGCTGTAAAAGGGTACAAGATAATTCTGGTTATGCCGGAGTCGATGAGTATCGAACGGCGCAAAATTATGGCTGCTTACGGTGCCGAGTTCGACCTGACGCCCCGCGAAAAAGGAATGAAAGGGGCCATTGAGCGTTCCCATGAATTGATTGCCCAAACACCGGGTTCGTGGATGCCTCAGCAGTTCGAGAATCAGGCGAACATTGATATACATGTTAAGACAACGGCCCAGGAAATACTTGACGACTTTCCGGAGGGCTTTGATGTGCTTATCACGGGTGTTGGGACCGGTGGCCACATAACCGCCGTTGGCCAGGTTCTGAAGGAGAAGTTTCCGAACCTTAAAGTATACGCCGTTGAACCCGAGCTCTCACCGGTAATCAGTGGGGGCGCACCGGGACCCCACCCTATCCAGGGAATTGGCGCTGGTTTCATTCCCCGAAATCTGCATACCGAGGTGCTTGATGGAGCTATTCCGGTCAGTAAAGACGAAGCCTACGAAATGGCCCGCCGGTCGGCGCGCGAAGAAGGTACATTTGTTGGCGTTTCGTCGGGCGCATCATTGGCCGCTATCGCTAAAAAGCTCCCGGACTTAGCCCCTGGCAGCCGGATTCTTACCTTTTGTTACGACACCGGGGAACGCTATTTATCAATAGACGGCTTATATTAA
- a CDS encoding Serine O-acetyltransferase (PFAM: transferase hexapeptide repeat containing protein~KEGG: mxa:MXAN_1572 putative serine O- acetyltransferase), with the protein MITDTTTFLEHLQTQRALYRYKLPSRPDAGRFIDQLMRLMFPVTQDCRSISQHVEETYQHLNQQLVCLLQPLEKNLTESPTVVTERFFERLPAIYDNLLFDAHAIADNDPAAVGIEEVVAVYPGFYAIAVYRIAHELLHQNVPLLPRMLTEYAHGQTGIDIHPGAQIGKAFFIDHGTGVVIGETTIIGDNVKIYQGVTLGATHVAKSMAQKKRHPTIENNVVIYANATILGGYTVVGHDSVIGGNVWLTSSVEPHSLVFHQHQTDVRMKSLEVIEPINFVI; encoded by the coding sequence ATGATTACCGACACAACTACCTTTCTCGAACATCTCCAGACCCAGCGGGCGCTGTACCGGTATAAACTCCCTTCGCGCCCGGATGCCGGCCGATTCATCGACCAGTTGATGCGGCTCATGTTTCCGGTTACGCAGGATTGCCGGTCAATTTCCCAACATGTGGAAGAGACTTACCAGCATCTTAATCAACAACTGGTTTGCCTGCTTCAACCACTCGAGAAAAATTTAACTGAAAGCCCGACGGTCGTCACCGAGCGTTTTTTCGAACGGCTTCCGGCTATTTATGACAATCTGCTATTCGACGCCCATGCCATTGCCGACAATGATCCGGCTGCGGTTGGGATAGAGGAAGTCGTAGCTGTATATCCCGGCTTCTACGCCATTGCCGTGTATCGGATTGCGCACGAACTACTGCATCAAAATGTACCTCTTCTGCCCCGTATGCTTACCGAATACGCGCATGGCCAGACGGGGATCGACATTCATCCGGGTGCTCAGATTGGTAAAGCATTCTTTATAGACCACGGTACGGGCGTTGTTATAGGCGAAACAACGATCATTGGCGACAATGTAAAAATCTATCAGGGTGTCACCCTGGGCGCTACACACGTTGCCAAATCAATGGCTCAGAAAAAACGCCACCCAACCATAGAAAACAACGTTGTCATTTATGCCAACGCTACTATTCTGGGTGGCTATACGGTGGTTGGCCACGACTCCGTTATTGGCGGCAACGTATGGCTTACCAGCAGCGTTGAACCCCATTCACTTGTGTTTCATCAGCATCAGACCGATGTTCGGATGAAGTCACTAGAAGTAATTGAGCCGATCAACTTTGTCATTTAA
- a CDS encoding glucose/sorbosone dehydrogenase-like protein (KEGG: geo:Geob_0942 glucose/sorbosone dehydrogenase- like protein) — protein MNLIIMLSKTIIAFMLSLAATSGVAWMVAAACQSSTQSGSLTPDSTATSIGGSGALSAKVVNAYPKLTFSSPVEYTHANDGTNRVFVIEQEGRIRVFENDANTASAGTYLDIRKKVASGGEMGLLGLAFHPDFKQNGYFYVNYTKNNPRETIVSRYKAPSAGASQVDPATEVILFRFEQPYSNHNGGKVLFGPDGYLYVSTGDGGSGGDPQNNGQNRKSWLGKIIRVDVNSTDKGNYGIPADNPFKGNSNGYREEIFAYGLRNPWRMSFDAEGRLWVGDVGQNKLEEVDIVKKGGNYGWRVKEANADYEAKDNNVNAADLLGPIWQYSHSNGDVSITGGIVYRGAANPSLRGKYIYADYASGRIWALTTTDGKTATNQELMAQAGAISAFGEDQKNELYMCDLGSGKILKLVAN, from the coding sequence ATGAATCTAATCATCATGCTTAGTAAAACAATCATCGCATTTATGCTTTCGCTGGCGGCAACGTCGGGCGTCGCCTGGATGGTTGCCGCAGCTTGTCAGTCGTCCACTCAGTCTGGTTCGCTAACGCCGGATTCGACGGCTACCAGTATAGGCGGCTCAGGGGCTCTGTCGGCGAAAGTGGTCAATGCTTACCCTAAACTTACCTTTTCTTCGCCTGTAGAGTACACGCACGCCAACGATGGCACCAACCGCGTGTTTGTTATCGAACAGGAAGGGCGTATTCGAGTCTTTGAGAACGATGCCAATACGGCATCGGCAGGCACCTACCTGGACATCCGTAAAAAAGTTGCTTCGGGTGGAGAGATGGGCTTACTGGGGTTGGCATTTCACCCCGATTTCAAACAGAATGGCTATTTCTACGTCAACTATACGAAGAACAACCCTCGCGAAACCATCGTAAGCCGCTACAAAGCGCCATCGGCAGGAGCATCGCAGGTCGATCCGGCCACCGAAGTCATCCTTTTTCGGTTCGAGCAGCCGTATTCAAACCACAATGGCGGTAAGGTTCTGTTTGGGCCCGATGGCTATTTGTATGTCTCCACCGGAGACGGAGGCAGTGGGGGAGACCCACAGAATAACGGGCAGAACCGGAAAAGCTGGCTGGGTAAAATTATTCGGGTAGATGTAAATAGCACAGATAAAGGTAATTATGGTATTCCTGCCGACAACCCCTTTAAAGGCAACTCCAACGGATACCGGGAAGAAATATTTGCTTATGGGCTACGAAACCCCTGGCGGATGAGTTTTGATGCAGAAGGTCGACTGTGGGTTGGCGATGTGGGGCAGAACAAGCTGGAAGAAGTTGACATCGTGAAAAAAGGCGGCAATTACGGCTGGCGCGTAAAAGAAGCCAACGCCGATTATGAAGCAAAGGACAACAACGTAAACGCAGCCGACCTGCTGGGCCCCATCTGGCAGTACAGCCACAGTAATGGTGATGTATCAATTACAGGTGGGATCGTGTATCGGGGGGCGGCTAACCCATCCCTGCGTGGTAAATATATCTATGCCGATTATGCCAGCGGGCGGATTTGGGCCTTGACAACGACCGATGGGAAAACGGCTACCAATCAGGAGCTAATGGCACAGGCCGGCGCTATTTCTGCCTTTGGCGAAGACCAGAAAAACGAGCTATACATGTGTGATTTGGGCTCCGGGAAAATTTTAAAACTGGTCGCCAACTGA
- a CDS encoding methylated-DNA/protein-cysteinemethyltransferase (KEGG: afw:Anae109_3549 methylated-DNA--protein- cysteine methyltransferase~TIGRFAM: methylated-DNA/protein-cysteine methyltransferase~PFAM: Methylated-DNA-[protein]-cysteine S- methyltransferase DNA binding): protein MTTTLFDSPLGVVAISGNDTGVSGITCTNVSPVDNAPGGPVPEPVRLAAEQLKAYFAGELKSFDFPINPAGTAFQQSVWRALLEVPFGTTLSYLALARRMGDEKAIRAVAAANGRNPLWIVVPCHRIIGSDGSLTGYAGGLWRKQWLLEHEGAFARSNQMSLF, encoded by the coding sequence ATGACGACCACCCTTTTCGATTCTCCACTAGGGGTAGTGGCAATTAGCGGTAACGATACCGGCGTTTCGGGTATTACCTGTACAAACGTTTCCCCGGTTGATAATGCTCCTGGTGGACCGGTTCCTGAGCCCGTCCGCTTAGCGGCCGAGCAGTTGAAAGCATACTTTGCCGGGGAGTTGAAGTCATTTGACTTTCCGATCAATCCGGCAGGAACGGCTTTTCAACAGTCGGTTTGGCGAGCCTTACTGGAAGTACCCTTCGGAACGACACTTTCTTATCTGGCATTGGCCCGGCGGATGGGCGATGAAAAAGCAATCCGGGCCGTAGCCGCGGCAAACGGTCGGAATCCACTTTGGATTGTCGTTCCCTGTCACCGCATTATTGGCTCTGATGGTTCCCTGACAGGGTATGCCGGAGGACTCTGGCGGAAACAGTGGCTTTTGGAACACGAAGGGGCTTTTGCCCGTTCGAATCAGATGTCCCTGTTTTAA
- a CDS encoding twin-arginine translocation pathway signal (KEGG: rpc:RPC_0218 twin-arginine translocation pathway signal), producing MGFLFTFSACAPRYKGPVTDHFDGKKFFNPGMPERTSGGLLKWLFNRDKGPWPEQPDAFVGARPATRIEGDSLVLTFVNHSTFLIQTAGLNILTDPVWSKRVGPTSWLGVKRKRPPGLRFDELPPIDVVLLSHNHYDHLDLPTIEKLVKAHNPLFVTPLGVSYLPKSVNGRVTRELDWNDTLRINEKLALTCTQAQHFSNRGLGDREETLWCGYLLHTSFGTTYFCGDSGYGPHFKKIAEQARTSATGPVKLALLPIGSYRPEWFMAPVHVSPAGAVKAFVDLSPVQAVGIHFGTFQQGDDGLYEPADDLRKALGTAKIAEDKFIVPKEGRPMVFK from the coding sequence ATGGGTTTTCTCTTCACGTTTTCGGCCTGTGCACCACGGTATAAAGGACCCGTTACGGATCATTTCGACGGAAAGAAGTTTTTCAATCCTGGCATGCCCGAACGAACATCGGGCGGACTCTTGAAATGGCTCTTCAACCGCGATAAAGGCCCCTGGCCGGAGCAGCCTGATGCGTTTGTTGGTGCCCGACCCGCTACGCGCATTGAGGGCGACAGCCTGGTGCTAACATTTGTGAATCATTCAACCTTCCTGATTCAGACCGCCGGGCTTAACATATTGACAGACCCCGTTTGGTCGAAGCGGGTTGGGCCAACGTCGTGGCTGGGTGTTAAGCGGAAGCGGCCACCGGGACTGCGATTTGACGAACTACCCCCCATCGACGTCGTGTTGCTTAGCCATAATCACTACGACCACCTCGATCTGCCAACTATCGAGAAGTTAGTCAAGGCACACAATCCTCTTTTCGTTACCCCACTGGGCGTATCCTACCTGCCAAAATCCGTTAATGGACGTGTAACCCGAGAACTCGACTGGAACGATACCCTTCGGATCAATGAAAAGCTGGCCCTGACGTGTACGCAGGCGCAGCATTTCAGTAACCGCGGACTGGGCGACCGGGAGGAAACCCTCTGGTGCGGCTACCTGCTTCATACGAGCTTTGGGACAACCTATTTTTGTGGCGATAGTGGCTATGGGCCTCATTTTAAGAAAATTGCTGAACAAGCCCGAACCTCAGCAACGGGCCCTGTTAAGCTGGCTTTGCTGCCCATTGGCTCGTACCGGCCGGAGTGGTTTATGGCACCGGTACACGTATCACCGGCCGGAGCTGTAAAGGCTTTCGTCGACCTAAGCCCGGTGCAGGCGGTGGGTATTCACTTCGGTACTTTTCAGCAGGGCGATGATGGCCTATACGAACCCGCCGATGATTTACGCAAGGCATTGGGCACCGCTAAAATCGCTGAGGACAAATTTATAGTGCCTAAAGAAGGTCGACCAATGGTGTTCAAGTAA
- a CDS encoding conserved hypothetical protein (KEGG: xac:XAC0537 hypothetical protein): protein MKLVQLSCYLTLVFSSFTMSIEAVYGQDKEGWRLAKDKDQIQVYTRDVPGSRLTELKVECSMPGTQSQLVALLSDIANYKNVMYKTKSAQLVKRISETELVYYVVTALPWPVSDRDMSVQLTFEQDPNSKVVQVKGVGVPNLVATRPNTVRIADWLAIWKIRPTAKQRIQVTYTCRVDPGGDIPAWLDNMAAANSAYQSFMLIRNSITLPRYQGKSFAFLNQ from the coding sequence ATGAAGTTAGTCCAGTTAAGTTGTTACCTGACTTTGGTGTTCAGTAGCTTCACAATGAGTATAGAAGCAGTCTATGGACAGGACAAAGAAGGTTGGCGTCTGGCGAAAGATAAGGACCAGATTCAGGTCTATACCCGCGATGTGCCGGGGAGCCGATTGACGGAGTTGAAGGTCGAATGCTCGATGCCGGGCACACAAAGCCAGCTTGTTGCTTTACTCTCCGATATTGCCAACTACAAAAACGTTATGTACAAAACCAAATCCGCGCAGCTGGTAAAGCGTATCAGCGAAACGGAACTGGTGTATTATGTTGTAACGGCTTTACCCTGGCCTGTAAGCGACCGCGACATGAGTGTCCAGCTTACGTTCGAGCAGGACCCTAACTCCAAAGTCGTTCAGGTAAAAGGCGTTGGCGTTCCAAACTTGGTGGCCACCCGGCCAAACACAGTTCGTATTGCCGACTGGCTGGCCATCTGGAAGATTCGTCCGACCGCCAAACAGCGTATCCAGGTGACCTACACCTGCCGGGTCGACCCGGGTGGCGATATTCCGGCTTGGCTCGATAATATGGCTGCCGCAAACAGCGCCTATCAATCGTTTATGCTGATTCGAAATAGTATTACCCTACCGCGCTATCAGGGGAAATCCTTTGCTTTTCTGAACCAGTAA
- a CDS encoding protein of unknown function DUF820 (PFAM: protein of unknown function DUF820): MELEFPVVLKKLEVMTDDEFFAFCRANDSLELERDKNGNIIIVSPTGSKTGLRNVTLIGEVYAWNKYYELGYLFDSSTGFKLPNGATRSPDVAWIQKDRWEAIPEEQQEKFAPICPDFIIELRSASDDLNYLQAKMDEYRSTGCRLGWLIDRKTQQVIIYRPGQPTETIPSFNQILSGEEVLPGFTFDLTLLMR, encoded by the coding sequence ATGGAACTGGAATTTCCGGTCGTGCTTAAGAAATTGGAGGTGATGACGGACGACGAGTTTTTCGCGTTCTGCCGCGCTAATGATTCCCTTGAATTAGAACGTGATAAAAACGGAAATATAATAATTGTGTCACCCACCGGCTCAAAAACAGGTTTACGTAATGTTACGCTTATTGGCGAAGTATATGCCTGGAATAAATATTACGAACTAGGCTATCTATTCGATTCGTCTACAGGCTTCAAACTCCCCAATGGAGCTACCCGCTCACCGGATGTTGCCTGGATTCAAAAAGATCGCTGGGAGGCAATTCCTGAAGAACAGCAGGAGAAATTTGCACCTATTTGCCCGGATTTCATCATTGAGCTTCGTTCAGCCAGTGATGACCTGAACTACCTTCAGGCCAAAATGGACGAATACCGCTCAACAGGCTGCCGACTTGGCTGGCTGATTGATCGGAAAACCCAGCAGGTGATCATTTATCGCCCCGGTCAGCCCACCGAAACCATCCCTTCTTTCAACCAGATTCTCTCCGGAGAAGAAGTTCTTCCTGGTTTTACGTTCGATCTGACGTTGTTGATGCGTTAG